A single genomic interval of Streptosporangium album harbors:
- a CDS encoding heavy metal translocating P-type ATPase, with product MTAELRAHPIPNATGRRPGERGPWSAGLWTLPEVRWAVAATALFGLGVIAQLAGGPVWLWWTLYLACYATGGWEPAWAGLQALRDKTLDVDLLMAAAAIGAAAIGQVFDGALLIVIFATSGALEAIATKRTEDSVRGLLDLAPDQVTRLSSAGEERVEAALLQVGEVIVVRPGERIGADGEVVDGVSDVDQATITGESLPVDKQAGDEVFAGTLNGTGALRVEVTRPAGDTVIARIVAMVEQAAATKARTQLFIEKVEQRYSVVMVAATLALFVIPLLWGAALQPTLLRAMTFMIVASPCAVVLATMPPLLAAIATASRHGVLVKSAVVMEQLGAVTQVAFDKTGTLTEGSPHLTQVRTLPGAGIDDDELLALAAAAENPSEHPLGRAVVRAAREAGVPLRPAEEFTSAPGRGVGARVQGRRVEVGSPAHLLRDGRGPAHAVVADLEQGGQTVVVVRVDGEPAGMLGLADRVRPGVAAALARLTALTGAPPVLLTGDNPQAAGSVAAEVGITRIRAGLLPQDKVVAVHELQASGARVALVGDGVNDAPALAAAHTGIAMGRAGSDLALDTADAVITRDELATLPAVIALSRRARRLVVANLVIAAGFIAALAAWDLIGDLPLPLGVAGHEGSTVIVALNGLRLLRSAAWRHAAAQPREDS from the coding sequence GTGACAGCGGAACTGAGAGCTCACCCCATCCCCAACGCCACCGGCCGGAGGCCGGGCGAGCGGGGGCCCTGGTCGGCCGGCCTGTGGACCCTGCCGGAGGTCCGGTGGGCCGTGGCGGCCACCGCGTTGTTCGGTCTTGGCGTGATCGCGCAGCTGGCCGGGGGCCCGGTGTGGCTGTGGTGGACGTTGTATCTGGCCTGCTACGCCACCGGCGGCTGGGAACCCGCCTGGGCAGGCCTGCAAGCGTTGCGTGACAAGACACTGGATGTGGATCTGCTGATGGCGGCGGCCGCGATCGGCGCCGCGGCGATCGGGCAGGTCTTCGACGGTGCCCTGCTCATCGTCATCTTCGCCACCTCCGGGGCGCTGGAGGCGATCGCCACCAAACGCACCGAGGACTCGGTGCGCGGCCTGCTGGACCTGGCCCCCGATCAGGTCACCCGCCTGAGCTCGGCTGGGGAGGAGCGGGTGGAGGCGGCGCTGCTGCAGGTCGGTGAGGTGATCGTGGTACGGCCCGGCGAGCGCATCGGCGCCGACGGCGAGGTCGTGGACGGCGTCAGCGACGTCGACCAGGCCACCATCACCGGCGAGAGCCTGCCGGTGGACAAGCAGGCCGGGGATGAGGTGTTCGCCGGTACCCTGAACGGCACCGGCGCCCTCCGGGTGGAAGTGACCCGCCCGGCCGGCGACACCGTGATCGCCCGGATCGTGGCCATGGTGGAGCAGGCCGCCGCCACCAAAGCCCGCACCCAGCTGTTCATCGAGAAGGTCGAGCAGCGCTACTCGGTCGTCATGGTCGCCGCCACCCTGGCGCTGTTCGTGATCCCGCTGCTGTGGGGGGCCGCGTTGCAGCCGACCCTGCTGCGGGCGATGACGTTCATGATCGTCGCTTCGCCGTGCGCGGTGGTGCTGGCCACCATGCCGCCACTGCTGGCGGCGATTGCCACCGCGAGCCGCCACGGTGTGCTGGTGAAATCCGCCGTGGTGATGGAGCAGCTCGGCGCCGTGACCCAGGTGGCGTTCGACAAGACCGGCACCCTGACCGAGGGCAGCCCGCACCTGACCCAGGTCCGCACTCTGCCCGGCGCCGGGATCGACGACGATGAGCTGCTCGCCCTGGCCGCCGCCGCGGAGAACCCGTCTGAGCATCCGCTGGGCCGGGCTGTGGTGCGGGCCGCGCGTGAGGCCGGGGTGCCGTTGCGCCCTGCTGAGGAGTTCACCTCCGCGCCCGGGCGCGGAGTCGGCGCCCGCGTCCAGGGCCGGCGCGTCGAGGTCGGCAGCCCTGCCCACCTGCTCCGAGACGGCCGGGGACCAGCGCACGCCGTGGTCGCCGACCTCGAACAAGGAGGGCAGACCGTGGTGGTGGTCCGCGTCGACGGCGAGCCCGCCGGGATGCTGGGGTTGGCCGACCGGGTGCGGCCCGGCGTGGCCGCGGCGCTCGCCAGGCTCACCGCGCTGACCGGGGCTCCGCCGGTGCTGCTGACCGGCGACAACCCGCAGGCGGCCGGCAGCGTGGCAGCCGAGGTCGGTATCACCCGGATCCGCGCGGGTCTGCTGCCGCAGGACAAGGTCGTCGCGGTACACGAGCTGCAGGCCTCGGGCGCCCGCGTGGCGCTGGTCGGCGACGGCGTCAACGACGCCCCGGCGCTGGCCGCCGCCCACACCGGTATCGCGATGGGCCGCGCAGGTTCTGACCTGGCCCTGGACACCGCTGACGCGGTCATCACCCGCGACGAGCTCGCCACCTTGCCCGCGGTGATCGCCCTGTCGCGGCGGGCCCGCCGTCTGGTCGTCGCGAACCTGGTCATCGCCGCCGGCTTCATCGCCGCCCTGGCGGCCTGGGACCTGATCGGTGACCTGCCGCTGCCGCTGGGCGTGGCCGGACATGAGGGTTCCACCGTCATCGTCGCCCTCAACGGACTGCGCCTGCTGCGCAGCGCCGCCTGGCGTCACGCAGCCGCCCAGCCCCGCGAGGACAGCTGA
- the efeO gene encoding iron uptake system protein EfeO, which yields MRTPIVLAAAGLALAALSACSSEPQAGGAGSATSAPAEDGKISVAATDTECKVAVSEVSAGTSTFAITNTGSKITEFYLYAAGDRVMGEVENIVPGLTREVIVELPAGAYEATCKPGMVGNGIRNPLKVSGEHKPLTDDAKLSEAIAGYKRYIKSQSDTLLVKTREFADAVKAGDIDKAKGLYPVARTYWERIEPVAEIFGDLDPAIDAREADLEEGQEWTGYHRIEKDLWVKKDVSKDGPIADKLMADVTTVVGKANSAQLSPVQLANGAKGLLDEVATGKITGEEDIWSHTDLWDFDANLEGSKAAVQALRPVLEERSPDLVKTLDGKFAAAEAALDAHRKGDGWKLHNELSKEELKKLSDAINALAEPISRIAAVVAK from the coding sequence ATGCGTACGCCCATCGTTCTCGCCGCCGCCGGGCTGGCCCTGGCCGCACTGTCCGCCTGCTCGAGCGAGCCCCAGGCGGGCGGCGCGGGCTCCGCGACCTCCGCCCCCGCCGAGGACGGCAAGATCTCCGTGGCCGCGACCGACACCGAGTGCAAGGTCGCGGTCAGCGAGGTGAGCGCCGGCACCTCCACCTTCGCCATCACCAACACCGGTTCCAAGATCACCGAGTTCTACCTCTACGCGGCGGGCGATCGCGTGATGGGCGAGGTGGAGAACATCGTGCCCGGCCTGACCCGGGAGGTCATCGTCGAGCTGCCGGCCGGCGCCTACGAGGCCACCTGCAAGCCCGGCATGGTGGGCAACGGCATCCGCAACCCGCTGAAGGTCAGCGGCGAGCACAAGCCGCTGACCGACGACGCCAAGCTGTCGGAGGCCATCGCGGGATACAAGCGCTACATCAAGTCGCAGAGCGACACGCTGCTGGTCAAGACCCGGGAGTTCGCCGACGCGGTCAAGGCCGGCGACATCGACAAGGCCAAGGGCCTCTACCCGGTGGCGCGCACCTACTGGGAGCGCATCGAGCCCGTCGCGGAGATCTTCGGCGATCTCGACCCGGCCATCGACGCCCGCGAGGCCGACCTGGAGGAGGGCCAGGAGTGGACCGGCTACCACAGGATCGAGAAGGACCTGTGGGTCAAGAAGGACGTCTCCAAGGACGGCCCGATCGCCGACAAGCTCATGGCCGACGTCACCACCGTCGTGGGCAAGGCCAACTCCGCGCAGCTGTCCCCCGTCCAGCTCGCCAACGGCGCCAAGGGACTGCTCGACGAGGTGGCGACCGGGAAGATCACCGGCGAGGAGGACATCTGGTCGCACACCGACCTGTGGGACTTCGACGCCAACCTGGAGGGGTCCAAGGCGGCCGTCCAGGCGCTGCGCCCGGTGCTGGAGGAGCGCTCTCCCGACCTGGTCAAGACGCTTGACGGGAAGTTCGCCGCCGCCGAGGCCGCCCTGGACGCGCACCGTAAGGGCGACGGCTGGAAGCTGCACAACGAGCTGTCCAAGGAGGAGCTGAAGAAGCTGTCCGACGCGATCAACGCGCTGGCCGAGCCGATCAGCAGGATCGCCGCCGTCGTCGCGAAATGA
- the efeU gene encoding iron uptake transporter permease EfeU, translated as MFASYLIGLREGLEATLVVSVLVAFLVKGDRRDRLPLVWAGVVVAVVLSVGFGALLTFTAARLGHQQHELFDAVTSLLATVFVTWMIFWMRRAARSLSGELRTKLNDALQLGPVAVVVMAFLAVAREGLETALLFFASVQGATTSATPLIGISLGLLTAIVIGWGIYKSALKINLTTFFTWTGLLLILVAAGIFKYGVHDLQEANILPGLSTQAFDISGILPADSWWGALISGMFNITPQPTVLETAAWVLYAVPTLILFLRPGSKRRTPSLTTTA; from the coding sequence GTGTTCGCCAGCTACCTCATCGGCCTGCGCGAAGGACTGGAGGCCACCCTCGTGGTCTCCGTTCTCGTCGCGTTCCTGGTCAAAGGCGACCGCAGGGACCGTCTCCCTCTCGTGTGGGCGGGGGTCGTCGTCGCGGTGGTGCTCTCCGTTGGGTTCGGCGCGCTGCTCACCTTCACCGCGGCCCGCCTCGGGCATCAGCAGCACGAGCTGTTCGACGCGGTCACCTCGCTGCTGGCCACCGTCTTCGTCACCTGGATGATCTTCTGGATGCGCCGGGCCGCCCGCTCGCTCTCCGGCGAGCTGCGCACGAAGCTCAACGACGCGCTCCAGCTCGGCCCGGTGGCCGTGGTCGTCATGGCGTTCCTGGCCGTGGCCCGCGAGGGCCTGGAGACCGCCCTGCTGTTCTTCGCCTCCGTGCAGGGCGCGACCACGAGCGCCACCCCGCTGATCGGCATCAGCCTGGGCCTCCTCACCGCGATCGTGATCGGCTGGGGCATCTACAAGAGCGCCCTGAAGATCAACCTCACCACGTTCTTCACCTGGACGGGGCTCCTGCTGATCCTGGTCGCCGCCGGCATCTTCAAGTACGGCGTGCACGACCTGCAGGAGGCCAACATCCTTCCGGGCCTGTCCACCCAGGCGTTCGACATCAGCGGAATCCTTCCGGCCGACTCCTGGTGGGGCGCACTGATCTCCGGCATGTTCAACATCACTCCGCAGCCGACCGTGCTGGAGACCGCCGCCTGGGTCCTCTACGCGGTGCCCACGCTGATCCTCTTCCTCCGCCCGGGGTCCAAGCGGCGGACGCCCTCCCTCACGACCACCGCCTGA
- a CDS encoding amino acid permease — translation MAMFRSGAGILRRKPIEHIEEPEGGEGEQLTRVLGLWQLTAIGVGGIIGAGIFTLAGTVANGTAGPAVVVSFLIAGVASAAAALSYAEFAGLIPKAGSAYTYGYAVLGELPGWFIGWDLLLEYTAIVSVVAIGISGYFSFLLSDLGAQLPAWMLGAPGTGEGHRVDLFAALLCLLIAYLLNLGMKNAARFETAVVGLKVAVVLLVIVVGFFHVNPANYTPFFPYGIGGAMTGAATVFFAVFGYDAMSTAAEESKDSRHHMPKAIVYSLAISMVLYVLACLVLTGMQNYREIDKESGFSTAFKSVGLSRLADVIAVGAIIGILTVMFTFMLGVSRVWFSMSRDGLLPKWFAKTHPTRHVPTRVTWIVGIASAVIAGLLPIREAAELTNIGILLAFAVVCTAVIVLRYRQPALPRSFRCPGMPAVPALGVLFSLWLITFLHWQTWARFVVWFLIGLIVYFGYSYRHSVLAGARPAEPGGAPPDGRP, via the coding sequence ATGGCCATGTTCAGGTCAGGGGCGGGCATACTGCGCCGCAAACCCATCGAGCACATCGAGGAGCCCGAAGGCGGGGAGGGCGAGCAGCTCACCCGCGTGCTGGGGCTGTGGCAGCTCACCGCCATCGGGGTGGGCGGCATCATCGGCGCGGGCATCTTCACCCTCGCGGGTACGGTCGCCAACGGCACGGCGGGTCCCGCCGTCGTGGTGTCGTTCCTGATCGCCGGGGTCGCGAGTGCGGCGGCGGCCCTGTCCTACGCGGAGTTCGCCGGGCTCATCCCGAAGGCGGGGTCGGCCTACACGTACGGATACGCGGTCCTCGGCGAACTGCCGGGCTGGTTCATCGGCTGGGACCTGCTGCTGGAGTACACCGCGATCGTCTCGGTCGTCGCCATCGGCATCTCGGGCTACTTCTCCTTCCTGCTCAGTGACCTGGGGGCGCAGTTGCCCGCGTGGATGCTGGGCGCGCCGGGGACCGGCGAAGGACACCGGGTGGACCTGTTCGCCGCCCTCCTGTGCCTGTTGATCGCCTACCTGCTGAACCTCGGCATGAAGAACGCGGCCCGCTTCGAGACGGCCGTGGTCGGGTTGAAGGTCGCCGTGGTGCTGCTGGTCATCGTCGTCGGGTTCTTCCACGTCAACCCCGCCAACTACACACCGTTCTTCCCCTACGGCATCGGCGGCGCCATGACGGGGGCGGCCACGGTCTTCTTCGCCGTCTTCGGCTACGACGCCATGAGCACGGCGGCGGAGGAGTCCAAGGACTCCCGGCATCACATGCCGAAGGCGATCGTCTACTCACTCGCCATCTCGATGGTCCTCTACGTGCTGGCCTGCCTGGTGCTGACCGGCATGCAGAACTACAGGGAGATCGACAAGGAGAGCGGATTCTCCACGGCGTTCAAGTCGGTGGGGTTGAGCCGCCTGGCGGACGTGATAGCGGTCGGGGCGATCATCGGCATCCTCACCGTGATGTTCACCTTCATGCTCGGCGTGAGCCGCGTCTGGTTCTCGATGAGCCGTGACGGGCTTCTGCCCAAGTGGTTCGCCAAGACGCACCCGACGCGGCACGTGCCGACCCGTGTGACGTGGATCGTCGGCATCGCCTCCGCCGTCATCGCCGGGCTCCTCCCCATCAGGGAGGCCGCGGAGCTGACCAACATCGGCATCCTGCTCGCCTTCGCGGTGGTGTGCACGGCGGTGATCGTGCTCCGCTACCGGCAGCCCGCCCTGCCGCGGAGCTTCCGCTGCCCGGGGATGCCGGCGGTGCCCGCGCTCGGGGTCCTCTTCTCCCTCTGGCTGATCACCTTCCTGCACTGGCAGACCTGGGCGCGTTTCGTGGTGTGGTTCCTGATCGGCCTGATCGTGTACTTCGGATACTCCTACCGGCACTCCGTGCTGGCCGGGGCACGGCCCGCGGAGCCCGGCGGGGCGCCGCCCGACGGCCGCCCGTGA
- a CDS encoding LLM class flavin-dependent oxidoreductase → MNAPSQPTRLSVLDRSLARQGHDHSQALRDTVRFARETEALGYHRFWVSEHHGVPGVAGSAPTVLAAAVAAVTSRIRIGTGGVMLPNHRPLVVAEQFGVLESLYPGRIDMGLGRSVGFTGGIRRALGHDRRDAEDFGAQLAELLGYFTGDQKTYPGVHALPAEGLRVPAYVLATGAGADIAAEHGLPLVIAAVGGHERTLEAITRYRRNFRPSAWSAQPYVIVAAGIAVAETTERARRLQVPEAWATVFSRTRGVFPPLSPAGEILSLEMTARERALFEEALQGQIHGTEEEVADALGALVERSGAEEVLVTMNTFDQDERLDSYRRLARLAGAGAFAGVARGR, encoded by the coding sequence GTGAACGCACCATCGCAGCCGACGCGGCTTTCGGTTCTGGACCGCTCCCTCGCCCGCCAGGGGCACGACCACTCGCAGGCACTGCGCGACACCGTGCGGTTCGCGCGGGAGACCGAGGCTCTCGGCTACCACCGGTTCTGGGTGTCGGAACACCACGGAGTGCCGGGGGTGGCGGGTTCGGCGCCGACCGTCCTGGCTGCGGCCGTCGCCGCCGTGACCTCACGCATCCGGATCGGCACCGGCGGCGTGATGCTCCCCAACCACCGGCCGCTGGTCGTCGCCGAGCAGTTCGGCGTCCTCGAATCGCTCTACCCGGGCCGGATCGACATGGGCCTGGGCCGGTCGGTCGGCTTCACCGGCGGCATACGGCGCGCGCTCGGCCATGACAGACGCGACGCGGAGGACTTCGGCGCCCAGCTGGCCGAGCTGCTCGGCTACTTCACCGGTGACCAGAAGACGTATCCCGGCGTGCACGCGCTCCCGGCGGAGGGGTTACGGGTGCCCGCGTACGTACTGGCCACGGGTGCCGGAGCGGACATCGCGGCCGAGCACGGGCTCCCGCTGGTGATCGCGGCGGTGGGTGGGCACGAGCGGACGCTGGAGGCGATCACCCGCTACCGCCGGAACTTCCGGCCCTCGGCCTGGTCGGCGCAGCCGTACGTCATCGTCGCGGCGGGCATCGCGGTCGCCGAGACCACCGAGCGGGCCCGCCGGCTGCAGGTGCCCGAGGCGTGGGCGACCGTCTTCTCCCGCACCCGCGGGGTCTTCCCCCCGCTCTCCCCGGCCGGGGAGATCCTTTCCTTGGAGATGACCGCCCGTGAGCGCGCCCTCTTCGAGGAGGCGCTGCAAGGGCAGATCCACGGCACGGAGGAGGAGGTCGCGGACGCGCTGGGGGCGTTGGTCGAGCGGAGCGGCGCCGAGGAGGTGCTGGTCACCATGAACACCTTCGACCAGGACGAGCGGCTCGACTCCTACCGCCGCCTGGCGCGTCTGGCCGGTGCCGGTGCGTTCGCCGGGGTCGCCCGCGGGCGGTGA